A window of the Dictyostelium discoideum AX4 chromosome 4 chromosome, whole genome shotgun sequence genome harbors these coding sequences:
- the ponC3 gene encoding ponticulin-related protein, producing the protein MKFTKSLLLLIVAVFASSNAAETFSNFQVTNSDANSPCVTTPVELKVNTCQSACGSILNVLPVTGSTSKFTFNQFGAQDTKCAATPTSSNEFTCVDGKSKVAIGSTTYSVVCVPDKTNSSESDSSDSTRIGASFALFALALLSMLAL; encoded by the coding sequence atgaaatttactaaatcattattattattaattgttgcaGTTTTTGCTTCTTCAAACGCAGCTGAAACTTTCTCAAATTTTCAAGTTACAAATTCAGATGCCAACTCTCCATGTGTAACAACACCAGTTGAATTAAAGGTTAATACTTGCCAATCTGCATGTGGTTCAATTCTTAATGTATTACCAGTGACCGGTTCAACTTCAAAGTTTACATTTAATCAATTTGGTGCTCAAGATACAAAATGTGCTGCAACTCCTACTTCTTCAAATGAATTTACTTGTGTAGATGGTAAATCAAAAGTTGCAATTGGAAGTACAACATACTCAGTTGTTTGTGTTCCAGATAAAACAAACTCTTCAGAGTCTGACTCTTCTGATTCTACCAGAATTGGTGCTAGCTTTGCTCTTTTTGCCCTTGCTTTACTCTCAATGTTAgctttataa
- the ponC5 gene encoding ponticulin-related protein gives MKLNNSLLLLIVAIIASSNAAETFSNFQVTNSEASSPCVTTPVELKVNTCQSACDSILNVLPVTGSTSKFTFNQFGAQDTKCAATPTSSNEFTCVDGKSKVAIGTTTYSVVCVPDKTNSSESDSSDSTRIGASFALFALALLSMLAL, from the coding sequence atgaaattaaataattctttattattattaattgtagcAATTATTGCTTCTTCAAATGCAGCTGAAACTTTCTCAAATTTTCAAGTTACAAATTCAGAAGCTAGCTCTCCATGTGTAACAACACCAGTTGAATTAAAGGTTAATACTTGCCAATCTGCATGCGATTCAATTCTTAATGTATTACCAGTAACTGGTTCTACCTCAAAGTTTACATTTAATCAATTTGGTGCTCAAGATACAAAATGTGCTGCAACTCCTACTTCTTCAAATGAATTCACTTGTGTAGATGGTAAATCAAAAGTTGCAATTGGTACTACAACATACTCAGTTGTTTGTGTTCCAGACAAAACAAACTCTTCAGAGTCTGACTCTTCTGATTCTACCAGAATTGGTGCTAGCTTTGCCCTTTTTGCCCTTGCTTTACTCTCAATGTTAGCTTTATAA